TTACCCGACTGAACGGCGGCCACTTCCGACGACGCGGAAGTGATCATCACCAGGCCCAGACCCAGCAATGCGAGGCACCCAGCGAGCATCGGGAAATCAACGTCAACGCCACGGCCGCTGATAATCGGAGACGGGTATGGCTTGATCACGCCAAAAATCATGACAAGTCCCCCACGGCCCGGGCGAACAGTTGTCCGCGCTCTTCGAAATTCTTGAACATGTCCAGGCTTGCGCAGGCCGGCGACAGCAACACAGCGTCCCCTTCCCGAGCGATATCAGCAGCACGTTGCACGGCTTCTTCCAATGTAGTGACGCGTACCAATGGCACCGAATCGCCGAAGGTCGCGGCGAGCAAATCCGCATCGCGGCCCAGCAGAACGACCGCGCGGCAATGGGCAGCAACCGGGGCTTTCAGCGGGGTAAAATCCGCGCCCTTGCCATCGCCGCCGGCAATCAGCACCAGCTTGCCGTCGATGTCCGCACCCAGCCCTTCAATGGCTGCCAGCGCGGCACCGACGTTGGTCGCTTTCGAGTCGTCGTAGTAATTCACGCCGTTACGCTCCCGCAGCCATTGGCAGCGATGAACCAGACCGGCGAATGTCTTGAGGCTGGACAGCATCGCGTCAAACGGAAGACCCACCGCATGGCCCAGCGCCAAAGCGGCCAGGGCATTGGCCTGGTTATGGCCGCCACGAATCTTCAATTCACGGACCGGCATCAGGTTGTCGAACTGGAAGGCCAGATACTTCTCGCCGTTCTCTTCGCGCAAACCGAAGCCGTTACGGTCGGGCTTGTTCAAACCAAACGTCCAGCACGGCACGCCTTCGCCAATCAACGGACGGGTCAGCGCGTCCTGACGGTTGACCACCACCTGACGCGCACCCCGGAAGATCCGGTGCTTGGCCAGGTGATAAGCCGGCAGCCCGCTATAGCGGTCCATGTGGTCTTCGCTGATGTTGAGCACAGTGGCAACTTCGGCGCCCAGTTGATCGGTGGTCTCCAGCTGGAAGCTCGACAGCTCCATGACATACAGGTCCACATCGTCGCTGAGCAGGTCCAGCGCCGGGGTACCGAGATTGCCGCCGACCGCCACGCGCTTGCCGGCTGCTGCCGCCATCTCGCCCACCAGTGTAGTGACGGTGCTTTTTGCGTTCGAACCGCTAATGGCCACAATCGGGGCCTTGGCGTTGCGAGCGAACAGTTCGATATCACCGGAAAGCTTCACGCCGCGCATGGCGGCTTGCTGCAATGCCGGGGTCGCCAGCGCCAGGCCGGGGCTGACATACAGCTCGTCGGCACGGCACAGAAATTCAACGTCCAGCTCACCACAACGCACTTCGAGCTGCGGGTAATCGCGGCGCAATGTCTCAAGCTCTGGCGGATGCTCCCGCGTATCGGCGACAGCAAACGACACGCCCCGGTTCGCCAGAAAGCGAACCAGGGACATGCCGCTCTTGCCGAGGCCGACAACGATGCGGAAGTGGTCAGAAGCGATCAGTGACAAGGCGCTTACCTCAGTTTCAACGTAGCAAGGCCGACCAACACCAGAATCACGGTGATGATCCAGAAACGGACGATCACACGCGGCTCGGGCCAGCCCTTGAGTTCAAAGTGGTGATGGATCGGTGCCATGCGAAAAACGCGGCGGCCGGTCAACTTAAACGATGCGACCTGAATGACGACTGACAGGGTCTCCATTACAAAGACCCCACCCATGATGAACAGCACGATTTCCTGGCGAACGATGACTGCGATGGTGCCCAGCGCCGCGCCCAGCGCCAGCGCGCCGACATCGCCCATGAAGACTTGCGCCGGATAGGTGTTGAACCAGAGAAAGCCCAGCCCCGCACCAATCAACGCGCCACAGAAGACAATCAGCTCGCCCGCCCCTGGCACATAGGGAATCAGCAGGTATTCGGCGAATTTCACGTTGCCCGACAGGTAGCAGAAGATCCCCAGCGCCCCGCCGACCATCACGGTTGGCATGATCGCCAGACCGTCCAGGCCATCCGTGAGGTTCACGGCATTGCTTGAGCCGACGATCACGAAGTAGGTCAGCACGACGAAACCAATCCCCAGCGGGATGCTGAAGTCCTTGAGCATCGGGATCAGCAGCGTGGTTTCCACCGGCGATTGCGCAGTCATATAAAGGAAGATGGCTGCACCCAGACCGAACACCGATTGCCAGAAATACTTCCAGCGGCTCGGCAGACCTCGCGAGTTCTTCTCGATCACTTTGCGGTAGTCGTCTACCCAGCCGATCGCGCCAAACAGCAGCGTGACGATCAGCACAACCCACACATAGCGGTTGCTCAGGTCAGCCCAGAGAAGTGTGGCGATACCGATCGCCGACAGAATCAGCGCGCCGCCCATGGTCGGCGTGCCCGACTTGGACAGGTGTGACTGAGGACCGTCGTTACGCACGGATTGGCCGATCTGTTTGCTCTGCAGGGCGCGGATCATCCACGGGCCCAGGCACAGGGACAGCGACAGTGCGGTGAGCACGCCAAGGATCCCGCGCAGGGTCAGGTACTGAAAGACCGCAAAGCCTTTGTAGAACTGTTGCAGATACTCGGCCAGCAGCAGCAGCATTAATGTTTCTCCAGGCGTGTTCCGCATAAGGCCGCTACGACGTTTTCCATCGCAGCGCTGCGTGAACCTTTAATCAAAATGGTGGTGTTTTTATCGTGCTCGGCGCCGAGGGCTTCGATCAGCTCGGCCTGAGTTTCAAAATGGCGGGCATCCTGCCCGAAAGCCTTGACCGCATGGGCCATCAACGGACCGACGGCATACAGCGCGTCGACCTTGCCGACCGCATAATCGCCAACGTCGCGATGGCCCTGCTCGGCCCAGGCGCCCAACTCGCCGATATCACCCAGCACCAGTACCTTGCGGCCCGGAAAACCAGTGAGGATATCGGTCGCGGCAGCCACCGATGTGGGGTTGGCGTTGTAGGTGTCGTCAATGACGCGCATGCCGTTTGGCGCAAGTTGCGCGACGGTACGGCCCTTGACCGGCTGCACGCTGTCGAGCCCGGCGACGATGCCTGGCAGTGACACGTCCAGGGCGTAAGCAGCAGCGGCGGCGGCCAATGCGTTGGCGACGTTGTGCGCGCCCAGCAGATTCAATTGAACAGGCGCCGATCCGCTTGGGCTGTTCAGCGTAAATGTC
The nucleotide sequence above comes from Pseudomonas lutea. Encoded proteins:
- the mraY gene encoding phospho-N-acetylmuramoyl-pentapeptide-transferase encodes the protein MLLLLAEYLQQFYKGFAVFQYLTLRGILGVLTALSLSLCLGPWMIRALQSKQIGQSVRNDGPQSHLSKSGTPTMGGALILSAIGIATLLWADLSNRYVWVVLIVTLLFGAIGWVDDYRKVIEKNSRGLPSRWKYFWQSVFGLGAAIFLYMTAQSPVETTLLIPMLKDFSIPLGIGFVVLTYFVIVGSSNAVNLTDGLDGLAIMPTVMVGGALGIFCYLSGNVKFAEYLLIPYVPGAGELIVFCGALIGAGLGFLWFNTYPAQVFMGDVGALALGAALGTIAVIVRQEIVLFIMGGVFVMETLSVVIQVASFKLTGRRVFRMAPIHHHFELKGWPEPRVIVRFWIITVILVLVGLATLKLR
- the murD gene encoding UDP-N-acetylmuramoyl-L-alanine--D-glutamate ligase, coding for MSLIASDHFRIVVGLGKSGMSLVRFLANRGVSFAVADTREHPPELETLRRDYPQLEVRCGELDVEFLCRADELYVSPGLALATPALQQAAMRGVKLSGDIELFARNAKAPIVAISGSNAKSTVTTLVGEMAAAAGKRVAVGGNLGTPALDLLSDDVDLYVMELSSFQLETTDQLGAEVATVLNISEDHMDRYSGLPAYHLAKHRIFRGARQVVVNRQDALTRPLIGEGVPCWTFGLNKPDRNGFGLREENGEKYLAFQFDNLMPVRELKIRGGHNQANALAALALGHAVGLPFDAMLSSLKTFAGLVHRCQWLRERNGVNYYDDSKATNVGAALAAIEGLGADIDGKLVLIAGGDGKGADFTPLKAPVAAHCRAVVLLGRDADLLAATFGDSVPLVRVTTLEEAVQRAADIAREGDAVLLSPACASLDMFKNFEERGQLFARAVGDLS